One window from the genome of Streptococcus salivarius encodes:
- the tnpA gene encoding IS200/IS605 family transposase — protein MRQDNNSLAHTTWNCKYHIVFAPKYRRQIIYGKYKASIGQILRLLCERKGVEIHEAEACPDHIHMLVSIPPKLSISSFMGYLKGKSSLMIFDRHANLKYKYGNRKFWCRGFYVDTVGRNQKRIEEYIRNQLQEDVIADQLSLFEEYDPFTGEKNKRK, from the coding sequence ATGAGACAGGATAATAATAGTTTAGCACATACTACATGGAATTGTAAGTATCATATTGTTTTCGCACCGAAATATAGACGTCAGATAATCTATGGGAAATACAAAGCAAGTATAGGTCAAATCTTACGATTATTATGTGAAAGAAAAGGTGTTGAAATACATGAAGCAGAAGCTTGCCCAGATCATATTCACATGTTGGTGAGTATACCACCGAAACTAAGTATTTCTTCATTTATGGGATATTTAAAGGGCAAAAGTAGCTTAATGATATTTGATCGACACGCTAATTTAAAGTATAAATATGGGAATCGCAAATTTTGGTGTCGAGGGTTTTATGTTGATACGGTTGGACGAAATCAGAAACGAATTGAAGAATATATTCGTAATCAATTACAAGAAGACGTGATAGCAGATCAGCTAAGTCTATTTGAGGAGTACGATCCGTTTACAGGTGAGAAGAATAAAAGAAAGTAA
- a CDS encoding response regulator transcription factor — MLNIFILEDEFLQQTRIETVIKDVIAKKSLKCKGPEIFGKPSQLLDAITERGSHQLFFLDIEIKGEEKKGLDIAKEIRKKDPNATIVFVTTHSEFMPVTFKYRVAALDFIDKALDDEKFYERVHLAIEYTMDKMGATIAQDSFTFETATAHVQVPFNNILFFETSPTIHKVILHTKEERMEFYASISEVERADDRLFRCHRSFIVNPENIVKINKEEKMVMFENNNECPISRTKYKGLLEKVKSLKS; from the coding sequence TTGTTAAATATTTTTATTTTAGAAGACGAATTTTTACAACAAACACGAATAGAGACTGTTATTAAGGATGTTATTGCAAAAAAATCTCTAAAATGTAAAGGACCTGAGATTTTTGGAAAACCTAGCCAGTTACTTGATGCGATTACCGAAAGAGGTTCTCATCAACTTTTCTTTTTAGATATTGAAATTAAAGGAGAAGAAAAAAAGGGGCTAGACATTGCAAAAGAAATTCGGAAAAAAGACCCTAATGCAACAATTGTTTTTGTAACAACACATTCAGAATTTATGCCAGTCACTTTTAAATATAGAGTTGCTGCACTAGATTTTATTGATAAAGCTTTGGATGATGAAAAGTTTTATGAACGTGTTCATTTAGCAATTGAATATACCATGGATAAAATGGGTGCCACTATTGCCCAAGATTCTTTTACTTTTGAAACAGCTACGGCTCACGTTCAAGTTCCTTTTAACAATATCTTATTTTTTGAAACATCTCCAACAATACATAAAGTTATTTTGCATACTAAAGAAGAACGCATGGAGTTCTACGCCAGTATTTCAGAAGTTGAACGAGCTGATGACCGCCTATTTCGATGCCATCGTTCATTTATCGTTAATCCTGAAAATATCGTTAAGATCAATAAAGAAGAGAAAATGGTAATGTTTGAAAATAATAATGAATGTCCCATTTCGCGTACGAAATATAAGGGCCTCCTAGAAAAAGTTAAATCTCTGAAAAGCTAA
- a CDS encoding LysR family transcriptional regulator: MELRVLRYFITIAEEGSISKAAEKLMITQPTLSRQLKDL; encoded by the coding sequence ATGGAGTTAAGAGTGCTTCGTTATTTTATTACTATTGCTGAGGAGGGGAGTATCTCCAAGGCAGCTGAGAAGCTGATGATTACTCAGCCGACACTCAGTCGTCAGTTAAAAGATTTATAG
- a CDS encoding BCCT family transporter — protein MVKHSKRTKVFQLSLVIIFILVLLGLFVPQQFQNISSYLKNLLTTSVGWFYLLLVTGILIFCVFLIVSPIGQIRLGNPTSRPEHSTTSWIAMMFSAGMGIGLVFYGAAEPLSHFAISTPNAEIGSADALADAFRFTFFHWGFHAWAVYALVGLSLAYFGFRKREKYQLSVVFKPLFGKYADGPIATIIDTITIIATVIGVATTLGFGASQINGGLSYVFGIPNNSLVQVIIIIIATILFIISALSGLGKGVKILSNTNLILAIVLLAGVIVLGPTVKIFDTMTDSIGLYFQNFFRMSFRAAAFDETKRAWINQWTIFYWAWWISWSPFVGVFIARISKGRTIREFLTVVLLAPTVLSFIWFSAFGTLSTSLQDSGVDLIRFATEEILFASFNEYPLGSVLSLLAIILVLTFFVTSADSATYVLAMLSEDGNLNPSNRKKVVWGVMLALIAIALMFSGGLTALQNTLIIVAFPFSIVLVLMMWSLMKELYHEKEQMGLAITPDRYPEKNQPFKSYEEN, from the coding sequence ATGGTGAAGCATTCTAAAAGAACGAAAGTTTTTCAGCTTTCACTCGTCATCATATTTATTTTAGTCTTGTTAGGGCTCTTTGTTCCCCAGCAGTTTCAAAATATTAGTTCTTACTTAAAAAATCTCTTAACAACTAGTGTTGGCTGGTTTTACTTGTTATTGGTTACGGGGATTTTAATTTTTTGTGTCTTTTTAATTGTAAGTCCGATAGGGCAGATTCGCTTGGGTAATCCCACGAGTCGGCCAGAGCATTCGACGACGTCATGGATTGCCATGATGTTTTCTGCTGGAATGGGGATTGGTCTGGTCTTTTATGGGGCAGCAGAGCCTTTGAGTCACTTTGCTATCTCGACGCCCAATGCAGAAATAGGCAGTGCGGATGCTCTCGCAGATGCTTTTCGTTTTACTTTTTTTCACTGGGGATTTCATGCTTGGGCGGTCTATGCCCTGGTGGGATTGTCTTTGGCTTATTTTGGCTTTCGTAAACGGGAGAAATATCAGCTCTCAGTCGTCTTTAAGCCTCTTTTTGGAAAATATGCGGACGGACCAATAGCAACCATTATCGATACCATCACCATTATTGCGACAGTGATTGGGGTAGCGACAACGCTCGGCTTTGGTGCCTCACAAATCAATGGTGGTCTCTCCTATGTCTTTGGTATTCCTAATAATAGTCTTGTGCAAGTCATCATTATCATCATTGCGACAATTCTTTTTATTATTTCTGCCTTATCAGGTTTAGGAAAGGGTGTTAAAATCCTATCTAATACAAACTTGATTTTAGCTATTGTCTTGCTTGCTGGAGTCATAGTTTTGGGGCCAACGGTTAAGATATTTGACACCATGACAGACTCTATCGGCCTTTATTTTCAAAACTTCTTCCGTATGAGTTTTCGGGCGGCGGCTTTTGATGAGACCAAGCGGGCTTGGATTAACCAATGGACCATTTTTTACTGGGCATGGTGGATTTCCTGGTCACCTTTTGTGGGCGTCTTTATTGCCCGTATCTCAAAAGGTCGGACTATTCGCGAATTTTTGACAGTAGTGCTTTTGGCACCAACAGTCCTTAGTTTTATCTGGTTTTCTGCTTTTGGTACCTTATCTACTTCACTACAAGATTCGGGGGTTGATTTGATACGTTTTGCCACAGAAGAAATTCTTTTTGCCTCTTTTAATGAATATCCTCTGGGAAGTGTCCTTTCACTCCTGGCAATTATTTTAGTTTTAACCTTCTTTGTGACCTCGGCGGATTCTGCCACCTATGTTTTGGCCATGTTGTCTGAAGATGGCAATCTAAATCCAAGTAATCGTAAAAAGGTGGTTTGGGGTGTCATGCTGGCCTTGATTGCTATTGCACTCATGTTTTCTGGTGGATTGACAGCTTTACAAAACACGCTCATTATTGTCGCTTTTCCATTTTCCATAGTACTAGTGTTGATGATGTGGTCGCTTATGAAAGAGTTATATCACGAAAAAGAGCAAATGGGACTCGCCATTACACCAGACCGGTATCCTGAGAAGAATCAACCGTTTAAATCTTATGAGGAAAATTAG
- a CDS encoding sensor histidine kinase translates to MDIVINLLLFYSKILVALLLFQQVSNQPIKPLWCIIGPFLYVLLLIICPPVGYFAFFFIFIAYNIYQNKYGSKTLDIFYGLYPVIVESLLGRMLAFYVFPLLGVSVFNEVKLSWYDILIQLLVFPLHLLIVKSLRLDFDEIKEGFKRYYFKYLLLLINISMFVYMLLVSLLVIYRDKLADADNWRGHINNFYIVLFFVMLLYLNAISKEKLEKEIIDQKDTQLNELAIYSHHVESLYEEIRSFRHDYINILTSLKLGIDNQDIEAIKTVYNGVLRDSGTQFYDSKFDIAKLSNIKNDAIKSILSAKLLEAQNRGISISVEIEEPVSNFRIELLDFITVLSVLCDNAIEATIKATSPRMTVVFINNDDSLVLIVENSIKSEKVDVSHIFARGYSSKGKGRGLGLHNVNSILEKYPKSTITTRSANHLFSQTIRFCK, encoded by the coding sequence ATGGATATAGTTATAAATTTATTGCTGTTCTATTCTAAGATATTAGTAGCATTGTTACTGTTTCAACAGGTTAGTAACCAACCAATCAAACCTTTGTGGTGTATTATTGGTCCATTTTTGTATGTTCTACTCCTCATCATATGTCCTCCTGTTGGGTACTTTGCTTTCTTTTTTATCTTTATTGCTTATAATATATATCAAAATAAGTATGGTAGTAAAACACTTGATATTTTTTATGGCTTGTACCCCGTTATCGTTGAAAGCTTGCTAGGTAGAATGTTAGCATTCTACGTTTTCCCTCTACTAGGAGTCTCTGTCTTCAATGAAGTCAAACTAAGTTGGTATGATATCTTAATTCAATTACTGGTTTTCCCTCTCCATTTACTCATAGTAAAATCTCTTAGGTTAGATTTTGACGAAATAAAAGAAGGTTTCAAGCGTTACTATTTCAAGTATTTATTATTACTGATCAACATCTCTATGTTTGTATATATGCTCTTAGTTTCTTTACTTGTTATTTATAGAGACAAATTAGCTGATGCAGATAACTGGAGAGGACATATTAATAACTTTTATATTGTTCTGTTTTTTGTAATGCTACTCTATCTCAATGCAATTTCAAAAGAAAAACTAGAGAAGGAAATAATTGATCAAAAAGATACTCAACTAAATGAACTAGCTATCTATAGTCATCATGTTGAATCACTTTATGAGGAAATTAGAAGTTTCCGTCATGACTACATTAATATTTTGACCAGTCTAAAATTAGGAATTGATAATCAAGATATTGAAGCTATTAAAACTGTATACAATGGCGTACTTAGAGATAGTGGAACCCAATTCTATGATAGTAAGTTTGATATTGCTAAACTTAGTAATATTAAGAATGATGCTATCAAAAGTATTCTTTCCGCTAAATTACTTGAGGCACAAAATAGGGGAATTTCAATTTCTGTTGAGATTGAAGAACCTGTTAGTAATTTTAGGATAGAATTACTAGATTTCATAACTGTTCTTTCTGTCCTTTGTGATAATGCCATTGAAGCCACCATTAAAGCCACAAGTCCTAGAATGACTGTTGTTTTCATAAATAATGATGATTCATTGGTACTTATCGTTGAAAATAGTATAAAATCAGAAAAAGTGGATGTTAGTCATATTTTTGCTAGGGGGTACTCTAGTAAAGGGAAAGGAAGAGGTCTTGGGTTACATAATGTAAATAGCATATTGGAAAAATACCCTAAATCTACGATTACCACTCGTAGTGCAAATCATCTCTTTTCTCAAACCATAAGATTTTGTAAGTAA
- a CDS encoding CHAP domain-containing protein, protein MTANQFQTSERYYKLPKVLFKDYAKKYGHENFTMRNWADFQYYKDKTLDLVIAVTTAKFTLFNIQSVIDLTQKDSMDLKTWGTQKTMVYLVIPDNDTTFRFLSALFFSMVFSTLTRQADVDFKGQLPIHVRSYLDEFANVGEIPDFAEQTSTVSSWNMSLVPILQNIAQLFLIYWEGNSGDKLLERQTRASEWYYQIEKDFSQPNGGTAQSDLKALEAVRGDLFENSIPGGGDGMGYAYGQCTWGVTARINQLGLKLKGKNGEKIPIISTMGNGQDWVRTAASLGGETGTSPQAGAIISFAGGGHGTPAEYGHVAFIEKLYPNGSFLISETNYNGNPNHTFRKLSGVDSNLSFAYTTK, encoded by the coding sequence ATTACTGCTAATCAATTTCAGACATCAGAGCGTTATTATAAACTCCCAAAAGTCTTGTTTAAAGATTACGCTAAAAAATACGGTCACGAGAACTTTACCATGAGAAACTGGGCAGATTTTCAATACTATAAGGATAAGACGTTGGATTTGGTGATTGCGGTCACAACAGCGAAGTTTACCCTTTTTAATATCCAATCGGTGATTGATTTGACGCAAAAAGACTCTATGGACTTGAAAACGTGGGGCACTCAGAAGACTATGGTCTATCTTGTTATTCCAGATAATGATACTACCTTTCGTTTTCTATCTGCTTTATTTTTCTCTATGGTTTTCTCCACTTTGACCAGACAGGCTGATGTGGACTTTAAAGGGCAACTGCCTATCCATGTTAGAAGCTATCTGGATGAGTTTGCTAATGTCGGAGAAATCCCAGACTTCGCCGAACAAACCTCAACAGTTAGCTCTTGGAATATGAGTCTAGTACCAATCTTGCAAAATATCGCCCAACTCTTTCTCATTTACTGGGAAGGAAATAGTGGTGATAAACTACTTGAACGTCAGACACGAGCCAGTGAGTGGTATTACCAAATTGAAAAAGACTTTAGTCAACCCAACGGCGGGACAGCACAAAGTGATCTAAAAGCACTTGAAGCTGTACGAGGAGACCTTTTTGAAAACTCTATTCCAGGAGGTGGTGATGGTATGGGTTACGCTTACGGCCAATGTACTTGGGGAGTCACAGCCCGTATTAACCAACTGGGTCTAAAACTCAAAGGAAAAAACGGTGAGAAGATTCCAATTATCAGTACCATGGGCAATGGCCAAGATTGGGTACGAACAGCCGCAAGTCTCGGTGGGGAGACAGGGACAAGTCCACAAGCAGGAGCTATTATTTCCTTTGCGGGAGGAGGACATGGCACACCAGCAGAATACGGACATGTGGCTTTCATCGAAAAACTCTACCCAAATGGCTCATTCCTTATCTCCGAAACCAATTACAATGGCAATCCAAATCATACCTTCCGTAAATTATCTGGAGTGGATAGTAACTTGAGTTTTGCGTATACGACGAAATAA